The Halosimplex litoreum genome has a window encoding:
- a CDS encoding MATE family efflux transporter codes for MAGSSLDRLVAGVRKRVNMVFKGREEFDLTSGGIARPLFYLSIPIVVTNLLQTMYNLVDTIWLGQYSTEALAAISFAFPLVFFLISLGLGISIAGSILVAQNVGAGDERQAEFAASQTVTFAIIASLVLGSVGYFAVGDLLQLLGASDDVLPGATAYLQIISLGMVFMFAFFVFMSLMRGYGDTITPMLVMFVTVVVNMVLDPFLIFGWGPFPRLGVEGAAYATIFSRALATVIGMYIMFEGSRGVRIRLADMAPDLTYLRKLLRVGIPASIEGTGNSIAVNLMLVIVSTFPTVVVAAYGVGVRMFSVIFLPAIAVGRGVETMSGQNIGAGEQERAASATHFAARAMFLVLLVVSALTWLGAGNIVAVFSDDPEVVEVGTVFLRYVAPTFGFTGIFHSYKGGFRGAGKTMTAALISIGMLGAIRLPVALVASQELAYQGSWLAGLVAAIPFDPLAALVDAPLATLAAFEMGYRGIWVAFAVSNVAGAAIAFGWYIRGTWRDADLTDDTTGMSASTDPEPDPEPTDD; via the coding sequence ATGGCCGGCTCGTCGCTCGACCGTCTGGTCGCGGGCGTCCGCAAGCGGGTGAACATGGTGTTCAAGGGCCGCGAGGAGTTCGACCTGACCTCCGGGGGCATCGCGCGGCCGCTGTTTTACCTCTCGATCCCGATCGTCGTCACGAACCTCCTGCAGACGATGTACAACCTGGTCGACACGATCTGGCTCGGCCAGTACTCCACGGAGGCGTTGGCGGCCATCAGCTTCGCGTTCCCGCTGGTCTTTTTCCTCATCTCGCTGGGACTCGGGATCTCGATCGCGGGGTCGATCCTCGTCGCACAGAACGTCGGCGCCGGCGACGAGCGCCAGGCGGAGTTCGCCGCCTCTCAGACCGTCACCTTCGCGATCATCGCGTCGCTCGTCCTCGGGAGCGTGGGCTACTTCGCCGTCGGCGACCTGCTGCAGTTGCTCGGGGCCTCCGACGACGTGTTGCCGGGCGCGACCGCGTACCTCCAGATAATCTCGCTCGGGATGGTGTTCATGTTCGCCTTCTTCGTGTTCATGTCGCTGATGCGCGGCTACGGCGACACCATCACCCCGATGCTCGTCATGTTCGTCACGGTCGTCGTCAACATGGTGCTGGATCCGTTCCTCATCTTCGGCTGGGGGCCGTTCCCCCGTCTGGGCGTCGAGGGCGCCGCCTACGCCACTATCTTCTCGCGAGCGCTCGCGACCGTCATCGGCATGTACATCATGTTCGAGGGCAGTCGGGGCGTGCGGATCCGTCTCGCGGACATGGCGCCCGACCTCACGTACCTCCGCAAACTCCTCCGAGTCGGCATCCCCGCCTCCATCGAGGGGACCGGCAACTCCATCGCGGTCAACCTGATGCTCGTCATCGTCAGCACCTTCCCGACGGTCGTCGTCGCCGCCTACGGCGTCGGCGTCCGGATGTTCTCGGTCATCTTCCTCCCCGCCATCGCCGTCGGCCGCGGCGTCGAGACGATGTCCGGCCAGAACATCGGCGCCGGCGAACAGGAGCGCGCGGCCTCGGCCACTCACTTCGCCGCCCGCGCGATGTTCCTCGTCCTGCTCGTCGTCAGCGCGCTCACCTGGCTCGGCGCCGGCAACATCGTCGCCGTCTTCTCCGACGACCCCGAGGTCGTCGAGGTCGGGACCGTCTTCCTCCGCTACGTCGCCCCCACCTTCGGCTTCACCGGCATCTTCCACTCCTACAAGGGCGGGTTCCGCGGCGCCGGCAAGACGATGACCGCCGCCCTCATCTCCATCGGCATGCTCGGCGCCATCCGCTTGCCCGTGGCGCTCGTCGCCTCCCAGGAGTTGGCCTACCAGGGGTCCTGGCTCGCCGGACTCGTCGCCGCCATCCCCTTCGATCCCCTCGCGGCGCTCGTCGACGCTCCGCTCGCCACGCTGGCCGCCTTCGAGATGGGATACAGGGGGATCTGGGTCGCCTTCGCCGTCTCGAACGTCGCCGGCGCCGCCATCGCCTTCGGCTGGTACATACGGGGCACCTGGCGCGACGCCGACCTCACCGACGATACGACCGGAATGAGCGCCTCGACCGACCCGGAACCCGACCCCGAACCCACCGACGACTGA
- the queC gene encoding 7-cyano-7-deazaguanine synthase QueC — protein sequence MTDNDRAVILVSGGMDSATAVYEAMDRGYEPYFFHTSYGQETETKERECAEALAGDVDAADFCHVETRHLAAIGASSLTDAEMDVADADLDSEEIPTSYVPFRNANLLAMATSYAEATDCSAVFIGAHSEDFSGYPDCRPEFFDAFQQVMRVGTKPETEIELVAPFVEWSKTDIAERGLELDVPYDITWSCYREEAPACGTCDACAFRLQAFQRAGVEDPIDYDERPDYLEG from the coding sequence ATGACCGACAACGACCGAGCCGTGATTCTGGTATCGGGCGGGATGGACAGCGCAACCGCGGTCTACGAGGCGATGGACAGGGGCTACGAGCCGTACTTCTTCCACACCTCCTATGGCCAAGAGACCGAGACCAAAGAACGGGAGTGCGCCGAGGCACTCGCCGGGGACGTCGACGCCGCCGACTTCTGTCACGTGGAAACGCGCCACCTCGCGGCGATCGGGGCGTCGAGCCTGACCGACGCCGAGATGGACGTCGCCGACGCCGACCTCGACAGCGAGGAGATCCCGACTTCCTACGTCCCGTTCCGGAACGCGAACCTGCTCGCGATGGCGACCTCCTACGCCGAGGCCACCGACTGTTCGGCCGTGTTCATCGGCGCCCACAGCGAGGACTTCTCGGGGTATCCCGACTGTCGTCCCGAATTCTTCGACGCCTTCCAGCAGGTGATGCGCGTGGGTACGAAACCGGAGACGGAGATCGAACTCGTCGCCCCGTTCGTCGAGTGGTCGAAGACCGACATCGCCGAGCGCGGGCTCGAACTCGACGTGCCCTACGACATCACCTGGAGCTGCTACCGCGAGGAAGCGCCCGCCTGCGGCACCTGCGACGCCTGCGCCTTCCGACTGCAGGCGTTCCAGCGAGCCGGCGTCGAAGACCCCATCGACTACGACGAGCGGCCCGACTACCTCGAGGGGTGA
- a CDS encoding 7-carboxy-7-deazaguanine synthase QueE, producing MPVNDAVEGAADRPADAEEALPVNELFHSLQGEGKLAGVPSVFVRTSGCNLRCWFCDSYHTSWEPTHAWMGVDEVVDAVAERARTDHGRADHVVVTGGEPMIHDEVVDLLERLDAAGYHTTVETNGTVYRDAPIDLASVSPKLASSTPTAERDPKGDGEWADRHEDRRVDIEALARLVDAYETQLKFVVTDRDDVAEIERLVERVRAAATATVADSDVLLMPEGQTRERLDETRETVAELAAAYGYRYTPRLHVDLWNDAPGT from the coding sequence ATGCCGGTGAACGACGCGGTCGAGGGGGCAGCCGACCGCCCCGCCGACGCCGAGGAGGCGCTGCCGGTCAACGAGCTGTTCCACTCGCTGCAGGGAGAGGGAAAACTCGCTGGCGTCCCGAGCGTGTTCGTCCGAACGAGCGGCTGTAACCTCCGCTGTTGGTTCTGTGACTCCTATCACACCTCCTGGGAGCCGACCCACGCCTGGATGGGGGTCGACGAGGTCGTCGACGCGGTCGCCGAGCGCGCCCGGACCGACCACGGCCGCGCCGACCACGTCGTGGTGACCGGGGGCGAACCGATGATCCACGACGAGGTGGTCGATCTGCTCGAACGGCTCGACGCGGCGGGGTATCACACTACCGTCGAGACGAACGGGACGGTCTACCGCGACGCGCCGATCGACCTGGCGAGCGTCAGTCCGAAACTGGCGAGCAGCACGCCGACCGCAGAGCGCGACCCGAAAGGCGACGGCGAGTGGGCCGACCGCCACGAGGACCGGCGGGTCGATATCGAGGCGCTCGCGCGACTGGTCGACGCCTACGAGACCCAGTTGAAGTTCGTCGTCACCGACCGCGACGACGTGGCGGAGATCGAGCGCCTGGTCGAGCGGGTGCGCGCGGCGGCGACCGCGACCGTCGCGGACTCGGACGTGCTGTTGATGCCGGAGGGACAGACCCGCGAGCGCCTCGACGAGACGCGCGAGACGGTGGCCGAACTGGCGGCGGCGTACGGCTATCGGTACACGCCGCGGCTACACGTCGACCTGTGGAACGACGCGCCGGGGACCTGA
- a CDS encoding 6-pyruvoyl trahydropterin synthase family protein — protein sequence MTGRGRSGSDAAGSEERTLVVGGDRPIRISAGHRLRHHDGKCSRPHGHNYEIRVEVTGRLREEGWVVDKGDITAVIFEWDHMFLLERGDPLVEAFEASGDGDAVVVLERPPTAEVMAVVLERKLREAFPDTVSEVAVAVSETSELCATY from the coding sequence ATGACTGGACGGGGGCGAAGCGGATCGGACGCGGCCGGGAGCGAGGAGCGGACGCTCGTCGTCGGCGGCGACCGACCGATCCGGATCAGCGCGGGGCACAGACTCCGGCACCACGACGGGAAGTGTTCGCGACCGCACGGGCACAACTACGAGATCCGCGTCGAGGTGACGGGACGGCTCCGCGAGGAGGGATGGGTCGTCGACAAAGGCGATATTACTGCAGTCATCTTCGAGTGGGACCACATGTTCCTGCTCGAACGGGGCGACCCGCTGGTCGAGGCGTTCGAGGCGAGCGGTGACGGCGACGCGGTGGTCGTGCTCGAACGGCCGCCGACGGCGGAGGTGATGGCGGTCGTCCTCGAACGGAAGCTGCGCGAGGCGTTCCCCGACACCGTCTCCGAGGTGGCCGTCGCGGTGAGCGAGACGAGCGAACTCTGTGCAACGTACTGA
- a CDS encoding DoxX family protein, protein MRTSFLAGSKRPLRYVMGLVYVLAGVLHFVAPDAYERVVPPQFPRPRTLVYLSGVAEVALGVGVLFERTRRRSAWGLIALLVAVFPANVYMATGDDFDVRDVPEQLRDPRDAALWARLPLQAVLVAWAWWYTDESSKSE, encoded by the coding sequence ATGCGCACCAGTTTCCTCGCCGGGTCGAAACGGCCGCTCCGGTACGTCATGGGGCTCGTCTACGTCCTCGCGGGAGTGCTCCACTTCGTCGCTCCGGACGCGTACGAACGAGTCGTGCCGCCGCAGTTCCCGCGGCCGCGAACACTCGTCTACCTGTCCGGGGTCGCGGAGGTCGCGCTCGGCGTCGGCGTGCTGTTCGAACGGACCCGCCGTCGCTCGGCGTGGGGTCTGATCGCGCTGCTCGTCGCTGTGTTCCCGGCGAACGTCTACATGGCGACGGGCGACGACTTCGACGTACGAGACGTTCCGGAGCAGCTACGCGACCCGCGCGACGCGGCGCTGTGGGCACGGTTGCCGCTCCAGGCCGTCCTCGTCGCGTGGGCGTGGTGGTACACGGACGAGTCGTCGAAGTCGGAGTAG
- a CDS encoding transglutaminase domain-containing protein, which produces MSDADERFELGEAAPTREYGVAALAVACVVAAVLATALIPAAASVGLGDAPAESLIPLPAGAENRSGDGAGPPGAGGGGFGALNVGNSTTVGEPVGESGGSPFRSQDTEVHFRVRSQESNYWRTGAYDTYTGSGWSRSRPSDATTPVRGSETRYRVELVQSASAAPTVWRPTGLERAEGVSLTDGGLARADDRLATGASYVGVSRTPPRDPAVLRASGRDYPDEIEDRYTRLPPRTAVSLRPFANNVTGGAENPYEAATRIERWLERNKAYSLNVSRPSGGNVAREFVTEMDAGYCEHFATAMVTMLRSQEIPARYVVGYSPGRQVGANAFQVRAMNAHAWVEVYFADVGWVRFDPTPGAERLRAEQSAYEESGAPGQYAPQEEGSPGETFSPDPTENGTESGAGTVTDSGAPEGPVATPPPSTPVTPGGPVETPESDPNEPTGGYDVSLNRTAAPGATVEVTVEAGAQPVAGATVAFDGEPVGQTGRDGTVTGRVPFVENLTITVSGGTTAGSSVGTSGAVAIDAPEPEPASASGWFADGTAAAVSRTLADDDSRRGPSSASRRQAANDTSRSFDVATNATLSISGDVRTGATVLLTATVDGVAVPNATVTVDGEPVARTDDRGRANVTLPGSPGNVTLRAVREPVVGERTVELAGLTVGTDPLWPLPLAGTAVEVTARLGNESVAGAPVRVGGELVGTTGVDGTLAVTLPFSSSASVAAATSGQTARTTVTNPLVNAAAVGFATVALVALAAFGAVRRSFDPRAVSRRVAVGIRRVARWAVRGFVAVAVAAAARLRATLAHLRRLVAGERSPAELLAALAAWLAGWSGRLRPGASAGGAAGRGGDSIAGRGGDDTDAAHLTIREAWGRFLGHVSVRRPWTKTPGQLADHAVTADGLPAEAVATLRDEFRAVEYGPRSPDESVSAVEGAIGRIESSLDATDATDVDGGDATSGDETGDEGAGGN; this is translated from the coding sequence ATGAGCGACGCCGACGAGCGTTTCGAACTCGGTGAGGCTGCGCCGACCCGCGAGTACGGGGTCGCGGCGCTGGCGGTCGCCTGCGTGGTCGCGGCGGTCCTGGCGACGGCGCTGATCCCCGCCGCCGCGTCGGTCGGGCTCGGCGACGCACCCGCGGAGTCGCTGATCCCGCTGCCCGCCGGCGCGGAGAACCGATCGGGGGACGGTGCCGGCCCGCCGGGGGCCGGCGGTGGCGGGTTCGGCGCGCTGAACGTCGGCAACAGCACGACCGTGGGCGAGCCGGTCGGCGAGAGCGGGGGGAGTCCGTTTCGCTCGCAGGACACGGAAGTCCACTTTCGAGTGCGGAGTCAGGAGTCGAACTACTGGCGCACGGGGGCGTACGACACGTACACGGGGAGCGGATGGTCGCGCTCGCGGCCGAGCGACGCGACGACGCCGGTCCGGGGGTCGGAGACGCGGTACCGCGTCGAACTCGTCCAGTCGGCGAGCGCCGCGCCGACGGTGTGGCGACCGACGGGTCTCGAACGGGCGGAGGGTGTCTCGCTGACCGATGGGGGGCTGGCCCGCGCGGACGACCGACTCGCGACGGGGGCCAGCTACGTGGGGGTGAGTCGGACGCCGCCGCGGGACCCGGCGGTCCTCCGGGCGAGCGGGCGGGACTACCCGGACGAGATCGAGGACCGGTACACGCGGCTCCCGCCGCGTACGGCGGTTTCGTTGCGGCCGTTCGCCAACAACGTCACGGGGGGCGCCGAGAACCCCTACGAGGCGGCGACGCGGATCGAGCGGTGGCTGGAGCGCAACAAGGCGTATTCGCTGAACGTCTCGCGGCCGTCGGGGGGCAACGTCGCACGGGAGTTCGTCACGGAGATGGACGCGGGCTACTGCGAGCACTTCGCGACGGCGATGGTGACGATGCTGCGCAGTCAGGAGATCCCGGCCCGCTACGTCGTCGGCTACTCGCCGGGCCGGCAGGTCGGCGCGAACGCGTTCCAGGTGCGGGCGATGAACGCCCACGCGTGGGTCGAGGTGTACTTCGCCGACGTGGGGTGGGTCCGATTCGACCCGACGCCGGGCGCCGAGCGCCTGCGAGCCGAGCAGTCGGCCTACGAGGAGAGCGGCGCGCCGGGGCAGTACGCCCCCCAGGAGGAAGGGAGCCCGGGCGAGACGTTCTCGCCAGACCCCACGGAGAACGGGACGGAGTCGGGGGCGGGAACGGTCACCGACTCGGGGGCCCCGGAAGGTCCGGTCGCGACGCCACCGCCGTCGACGCCGGTGACGCCGGGCGGTCCGGTCGAGACGCCGGAGAGCGACCCGAACGAGCCGACCGGCGGGTACGACGTGTCGCTCAACCGCACGGCCGCGCCGGGGGCGACCGTCGAGGTGACGGTCGAGGCGGGCGCCCAGCCGGTCGCGGGCGCGACGGTCGCGTTCGACGGCGAACCGGTCGGCCAGACTGGGCGGGACGGGACCGTCACGGGCCGCGTTCCGTTCGTCGAGAACCTGACGATCACGGTCTCGGGCGGAACGACGGCGGGGTCGAGCGTGGGGACCAGCGGGGCGGTAGCGATCGACGCACCGGAACCGGAGCCCGCGTCCGCGAGCGGGTGGTTCGCAGACGGGACGGCCGCAGCCGTCTCCCGCACGCTGGCGGACGACGACTCGCGCCGGGGGCCGAGTAGCGCGTCGCGCCGGCAGGCGGCGAACGACACCTCGCGGTCGTTCGACGTGGCGACGAACGCGACGCTGTCGATTTCGGGAGACGTGCGGACCGGAGCCACGGTACTTCTCACGGCGACGGTCGACGGCGTGGCGGTCCCGAACGCGACCGTGACGGTCGACGGCGAGCCGGTCGCGCGGACGGACGACCGTGGCAGAGCGAACGTGACACTGCCGGGGTCGCCGGGGAACGTCACGCTGCGCGCCGTCCGCGAGCCGGTCGTCGGGGAGCGGACGGTCGAACTCGCCGGGTTGACCGTCGGGACCGATCCGCTCTGGCCGCTCCCCTTGGCGGGCACGGCCGTCGAAGTGACGGCGCGACTCGGAAACGAGTCGGTCGCTGGGGCGCCGGTCCGCGTCGGCGGCGAACTCGTCGGCACGACCGGCGTCGACGGGACGCTGGCGGTGACGCTCCCGTTCTCGTCGTCGGCGTCGGTCGCCGCCGCCACGAGCGGGCAGACCGCGCGAACGACGGTCACCAACCCGCTCGTCAACGCGGCGGCGGTCGGGTTCGCGACGGTCGCGTTGGTCGCGCTCGCGGCGTTCGGAGCCGTGCGCCGGTCGTTCGACCCGCGAGCGGTCTCGCGGCGGGTCGCCGTCGGGATCCGGAGGGTCGCCCGCTGGGCGGTCCGCGGATTCGTGGCCGTCGCGGTCGCCGCAGCGGCGCGCCTCCGGGCGACGCTCGCACACCTCCGTAGGCTGGTCGCGGGCGAGCGCTCGCCGGCCGAACTGCTGGCGGCACTGGCCGCGTGGCTGGCCGGGTGGTCCGGGCGGCTGCGTCCCGGTGCGTCCGCGGGCGGAGCGGCCGGACGGGGCGGCGACTCGATAGCCGGACGGGGTGGCGACGACACCGACGCTGCCCACCTGACGATCCGGGAGGCGTGGGGCCGGTTCCTCGGTCACGTCTCGGTCCGGCGCCCGTGGACGAAGACGCCGGGGCAGCTGGCCGACCACGCGGTGACGGCCGACGGCCTCCCGGCCGAGGCGGTCGCGACGCTGCGCGACGAGTTCCGGGCCGTCGAGTACGGGCCCCGATCGCCCGACGAGTCCGTCTCGGCCGTGGAGGGCGCCATCGGGCGCATCGAGTCGTCGCTCGACGCGACCGACGCGACCGACGTCGACGGCGGGGACGCCACCAGCGGTGACGAGACCGGAGACGAGGGGGCGGGAGGAAACTGA
- a CDS encoding DUF7269 family protein has protein sequence MAGTVRAALGGLGVLATLLGALAVAAPAAVAETAPLSTLVSAAASVGPRDLFVAGSAALGLSLLRAAVTSRESRLVSGSAAESRRFAAVVADEPETATAPDGTLAANEFAEAIERAVDGDDRALETVDERLRRLAVARLVREGMDCESADRAVAAGTWTDDRTAAAFLSEEDGPVATLRSRLRLWLDPARERERRIRRTVAALDEVAESAADEEPGGAAS, from the coding sequence ATGGCGGGAACGGTCCGGGCGGCGTTGGGCGGTCTCGGCGTCCTCGCGACGCTGCTGGGCGCGCTGGCGGTCGCTGCGCCGGCGGCAGTCGCCGAGACCGCGCCGCTGTCGACGCTGGTGAGTGCGGCCGCGAGCGTCGGGCCGCGGGACCTGTTCGTCGCCGGCAGCGCCGCGCTCGGCCTCTCGCTACTGCGTGCGGCCGTCACCTCTCGGGAGTCGCGGCTGGTCTCCGGGTCGGCGGCGGAGAGCCGGCGGTTCGCGGCCGTCGTCGCCGACGAACCCGAGACCGCGACCGCACCCGACGGGACGCTGGCGGCGAACGAGTTCGCCGAGGCGATCGAGCGGGCCGTCGACGGTGACGACCGAGCGCTCGAGACGGTCGACGAGCGGCTCCGTCGACTCGCCGTCGCACGACTCGTGCGCGAGGGGATGGACTGCGAGTCCGCCGACCGCGCCGTCGCCGCGGGGACGTGGACCGACGACCGCACCGCGGCGGCGTTTCTCTCGGAGGAAGACGGCCCCGTCGCGACGCTTCGGTCGCGACTCCGGCTCTGGCTCGACCCGGCGCGCGAGCGCGAGCGCCGTATCCGGCGGACGGTCGCGGCGCTGGACGAGGTCGCCGAGTCGGCGGCGGACGAGGAACCCGGAGGTGCGGCGTCGTGA
- a CDS encoding DUF58 domain-containing protein, whose amino-acid sequence MSHERVFRWRAGAVAAGTLVALGLLYASPLLLAATTIPLGYVVYGALSSVPADAAVRIDRSFDEATPPPGEAVTVRLTVENVSEATLPDLRVVDGVPDDLAVVDGSARGSFVLRPGESATVAYDVVAKRGDFAFADPVVRLRSLSAGRLVTETVPAAGEAELSSLDPVSAAPVGATTPVGTGTHPTDSGGEGLEFHSTREYRPGDSIGRIDWRRFAKSKELSTVSYREERAVRVVLAVDARPVGRVRPHAGAPTAASLGGYAAERLYETLVDGDVTTSVAAFGVDGGAPSVPTGAGPIPWVDGERADAAAVARTLFDAVQRVADDPDPDSGAGEAGSVAPSADRDRAGSAAANGAPTAGEKSAAANGAVGDDGPVDGDGAVGDDGAVGSGAAGDRQRPTERPDQAAPDGGADAVELLLSQFPATAQVVLVTPLVDEWPVSFARRLRRRGYPVLVLSPDATDGGSLGGRVAGHERDLRLADVSATGATAVDWDPDDSVEGALVAALSRLSGGLGG is encoded by the coding sequence GTGAGCCACGAGCGCGTCTTCCGCTGGCGGGCGGGTGCGGTCGCGGCGGGGACGCTCGTCGCGCTCGGGCTGCTGTACGCCTCGCCACTGCTGCTTGCGGCGACGACGATCCCACTTGGGTACGTCGTCTACGGTGCGCTCTCGTCGGTTCCGGCGGACGCCGCGGTCCGGATCGATCGGTCGTTCGACGAGGCGACGCCGCCGCCGGGCGAGGCGGTGACCGTCCGGCTCACCGTCGAGAACGTCTCCGAGGCGACCCTGCCGGACCTGCGGGTCGTCGACGGCGTGCCCGACGACCTCGCTGTCGTCGACGGGTCGGCCCGAGGTTCGTTCGTCCTCCGTCCGGGCGAGTCGGCGACGGTCGCCTACGACGTGGTAGCCAAGCGCGGCGACTTCGCCTTCGCCGATCCGGTCGTGCGCCTGCGGTCGCTGAGCGCGGGCCGCCTCGTCACGGAGACGGTACCGGCTGCGGGCGAGGCGGAGCTGTCCTCGCTCGACCCGGTGTCGGCGGCGCCGGTCGGGGCGACGACGCCGGTCGGCACGGGGACGCACCCGACCGACAGCGGCGGCGAAGGCCTGGAGTTCCACTCGACGCGGGAGTACCGACCGGGCGACTCGATCGGCCGCATCGACTGGCGCCGGTTCGCCAAGAGCAAGGAGCTGTCGACGGTCTCCTACCGCGAGGAGCGGGCGGTCCGGGTCGTCCTCGCCGTCGACGCGCGACCGGTCGGGCGCGTCCGTCCGCACGCGGGCGCGCCGACCGCCGCCTCGCTGGGCGGCTACGCGGCCGAGCGGCTGTACGAGACGCTCGTCGACGGCGACGTGACGACGAGCGTCGCCGCGTTCGGCGTCGACGGGGGCGCTCCGTCCGTCCCGACCGGGGCGGGACCGATCCCCTGGGTCGACGGTGAGCGCGCCGACGCGGCCGCGGTCGCGCGGACGCTGTTCGACGCCGTCCAGCGCGTCGCCGACGACCCCGATCCCGACTCGGGTGCCGGCGAAGCGGGGAGCGTAGCCCCTTCGGCTGACCGCGACCGCGCCGGCTCGGCGGCCGCAAACGGGGCACCGACCGCCGGTGAGAAGAGTGCGGCGGCGAACGGAGCGGTCGGCGACGACGGGCCGGTCGACGGCGATGGTGCGGTCGGCGACGACGGAGCGGTCGGAAGCGGGGCGGCTGGCGACCGGCAGCGACCGACCGAGCGACCCGACCAGGCCGCGCCGGACGGCGGTGCGGACGCCGTCGAGTTACTGCTCTCGCAGTTCCCGGCGACCGCGCAGGTCGTTCTCGTGACGCCGCTGGTGGACGAGTGGCCGGTCTCGTTCGCTCGGCGGCTCCGTCGGCGCGGGTATCCGGTCCTAGTTCTCAGTCCGGACGCGACGGACGGGGGGTCACTGGGTGGCCGCGTCGCCGGCCACGAGCGTGACCTTCGGCTCGCGGACGTGTCGGCGACCGGCGCCACCGCCGTCGACTGGGACCCCGACGACTCCGTCGAGGGCGCGCTGGTGGCCGCGCTGTCGCGGCTGTCGGGAGGTCTCGGTGGCTGA
- a CDS encoding DUF7519 family protein, producing the protein MADEPPRAATSGATQRSSGSDSSGERDRGGPPTRASAAVVLVVSLAAATGLIADAGSTLPVVVALAHAAVFAVSLWLVDRDRWRGAATAVAGVLALGVGASFAVAVGYTFLDLLAAAYPVPEVSQIRPRGLRIVSATAVVLCGTVALVGGFATVAGRLRSETVWAYAKLAVETFVVPLTVAALMLLTALLARLGGASEAPLYAPLAERVAGAVGAVVAPVPGRTHLLTFALLVAAASLAVGRGVDALPVAELSTPRTDDRVEATADAVVRGARRTLVVTAFALPVTLVEVVLAPPDLRSLASPGVYGVLAAVTASHALRALLLATALAAGGTAAAVSLLARLARTDASDAVVALTPFLGGGAVVALAVALHGVVLPPTLSFVADALPGGFETAFTRRSGAVVEFYGSLPVVATLAAVLVGMTAVLSIVLALVTSTGALPESAPGPALAAAGLFVAAVFATGAGVGPPLVLGGIVASFVVWDAGAYGAALGREVGTTADTLAPESVHVGATLAVGVGGAALAAAVHRVAANATIADVTTVPFALAVVVAGLLLLVAALR; encoded by the coding sequence GTGGCTGACGAACCCCCTCGTGCCGCGACGAGCGGGGCGACCCAACGGAGCAGCGGATCCGATTCGAGTGGAGAGCGCGACCGGGGTGGCCCGCCGACGAGGGCCAGCGCCGCGGTCGTCCTCGTCGTGTCGCTGGCGGCCGCGACCGGACTGATCGCGGACGCCGGATCGACGCTCCCGGTCGTCGTGGCCCTCGCGCACGCGGCGGTGTTCGCGGTGAGCCTGTGGCTGGTCGACCGCGACCGATGGCGCGGCGCGGCGACGGCGGTCGCCGGCGTGCTCGCTCTCGGCGTCGGCGCGAGCTTCGCCGTCGCCGTCGGCTACACGTTCCTCGACCTGCTCGCGGCCGCGTACCCGGTCCCCGAGGTCTCGCAGATCCGTCCCCGCGGACTCCGGATCGTCAGCGCCACCGCCGTCGTCCTCTGCGGGACGGTCGCGCTGGTCGGTGGGTTCGCGACCGTCGCCGGGCGGCTCCGGTCGGAGACCGTCTGGGCGTACGCGAAACTCGCCGTCGAGACGTTCGTCGTCCCACTGACGGTCGCCGCGCTCATGCTCCTGACCGCGCTGCTCGCCCGCCTCGGCGGCGCGAGCGAGGCGCCGCTGTACGCACCGCTCGCCGAGCGCGTCGCCGGGGCCGTCGGCGCCGTCGTCGCACCGGTGCCCGGACGGACGCATCTGCTGACGTTCGCGCTCCTCGTCGCGGCGGCGTCGCTGGCGGTCGGTCGCGGAGTCGACGCACTCCCGGTCGCCGAGCTGTCGACGCCGCGGACCGACGACCGCGTCGAGGCGACCGCCGACGCGGTCGTCCGCGGCGCTCGTCGGACGCTCGTCGTCACGGCGTTCGCGCTTCCGGTGACGCTCGTCGAGGTGGTCCTCGCACCACCGGACCTCCGATCGCTCGCCTCACCGGGCGTCTACGGCGTCCTCGCGGCGGTGACCGCGAGCCACGCGCTCCGCGCGCTCCTCCTCGCGACCGCGCTCGCCGCCGGCGGGACCGCGGCGGCCGTCTCGCTGCTCGCCCGCCTGGCGCGGACCGACGCGTCGGACGCCGTCGTCGCGCTCACGCCGTTCCTCGGCGGCGGCGCGGTCGTCGCGCTCGCCGTCGCGCTCCACGGGGTCGTCCTCCCCCCGACGCTGTCGTTCGTCGCCGACGCGCTCCCGGGTGGATTCGAGACGGCCTTTACCCGTCGGTCCGGTGCGGTGGTCGAGTTCTACGGGTCGCTCCCGGTCGTCGCGACGCTCGCGGCAGTCCTCGTCGGCATGACCGCCGTGCTCTCGATCGTGCTCGCGCTGGTCACGAGCACCGGCGCACTCCCCGAGTCGGCGCCGGGGCCGGCGCTCGCCGCGGCCGGTCTCTTCGTCGCCGCCGTCTTCGCCACCGGCGCGGGCGTCGGCCCGCCGCTCGTCCTCGGCGGTATCGTCGCCAGTTTCGTCGTCTGGGACGCCGGTGCGTACGGCGCCGCGCTCGGTCGCGAGGTCGGCACCACCGCCGACACGCTCGCCCCCGAGTCGGTGCACGTCGGCGCCACGCTCGCCGTCGGCGTCGGCGGCGCCGCCCTCGCCGCGGCCGTCCACCGCGTCGCCGCGAACGCGACGATCGCCGACGTGACGACGGTCCCGTTCGCCCTCGCCGTCGTCGTCGCGGGGCTGTTGTTGCTCGTCGCCGCCTTGCGGTAG